Proteins encoded within one genomic window of Trichoderma asperellum chromosome 2, complete sequence:
- a CDS encoding uncharacterized protein (EggNog:ENOG41~TransMembrane:1 (i1126-1149o)): MSFNYGKHIEPLHSSRLSSQTRKSAAPRHASYLSSKRHTGENWEDWEDDDVVTLIDVDETPAGDHSDHQKLFTSSPFLNMTASNSAMTTRSPSPLESDSLSVSSNDEVSPIEDDVQTGLQAPPPTPALFLTKAAKHPSIKVSMRRSTARTSRPVSRRPPKQRNAKLGITLITDMTKLRRQNYISNQAKSPARRNPKFADAAALRALEGSPNPQSVGNWNWLRRGNNGDHVVASPSPLQADDTQSPDEQLSPEARPIVIGITLPSDEVESRGIDPLTATVNNIDTPNGEMRNPYPFNFQTAHDRANPPSVPTQLKSMWSPDTPDTASSFSTIRYPSSVYSQASMAAIIAPGLRDDEVPPVPALPAGYKQTTSPMPQRLIGAEQRKNKDEEDESGTPCTLFEEDGITPLKSPASKLSARTPDSVRGWWDHHLVTPFLDMRMSFASRRTQMESPLDQKGHQIAKAADNKGEQSSALTPKSRQSWKTIISKPDTKQISPSAERDEHQNPTTVNVEGGRAILGLSMLEKQRGLSTFSPGYGMLRDVRDKNLQNQSQSVSKAEDEHILITLETEEKTELSDKSRAVNENSTLRSQSDKYQQSSSKFHEMISSETSKSKEIHTYEFVSAEIRERQMMPTDSQPKHEQKRDLTPPPRPQRQEAQAPIIKVPTPRQTPPPREVGMREGSERPIVVHIEINTGEQPQKFVVDRVGLSSTPTIKIPTPRRTPSPQADVLKVGVAAEPARGAFGHHEAGTREMMQGLGITNLRADTPPSPSSKKHAGAAVKYQAVFPPGHHLHTQVPQTEAPHNVASAPAPVALVMTTVPVAYTTHDAHTAAPIAASTTATPTTSVAAERAAPAVSRAAGHETNGSTAVSAGAGVLASQVLHRAERAEISTKEAGSITREASTTSQLGDASLSTRNVEDTSTNMSRSVGVQLLAHEREKQAETQSSTTHPTSEQHSRFSVSPTSSKSPDSERKARVGSGHVRAASNFVTSVLSRQRSPVDHRRGEARAIQPVDIVLEERRAPEALPAAPERAYLTITEIPSGSKNWIRVDSPSLEHGFTEPLPAHPAEASHADRGLRKDYKIERKRLRHEKEEKMARRAGGLWRGRGCVPKKGCFGRPGPEGRKKRRIWCCIIGFLLLLIIILAIILGIVLSRHHGSGNQSSTPAPGETQSPPSSPPKPSPLPSSIWVNLTDYPAMPTGVLTFVGPNNTVAKSDCTEPSTLWSCSLPKDSQASVSPFKPNQPTIIFQIQWDNSTDKAWNVPNGAPPTPISKRGGSNSKSTIDGFNPEPSPPTFDEMWFLGETTDNIQSSQKAGEPTPFFISILESLNDTVKLPSLSRRATASDILNISDIIFPPDLKADGTPAPAVMLPNPVQQPVRLFDRGLPTEHYGFYTYFQRTIFLKSVTALNKSSEGNVPADENGGCSEIEANHLVTWAETRMLVQIWTRKLNSTGSLLPSDGSEGIDNSPQLVQPGTMPYPVTVTLDTHGGDPDHKVVWEWPMDDRQKLNTNAPELLGNNMAAGGTWINHRGSGNATFGGFDGGTGGCKCQWVNWS, translated from the coding sequence ATGTCCTTCAATTACGGCAAACATATTGAGCCGCTGCATAGCAGCAGGCTCTCATCGCAAACTCGCAAATCTGCAGCACCTCGTCATGCCTCTTATCTTTCATCAAAACGCCACACAGGAGAAAACTGGGAGGACtgggaagatgacgacgttGTTACATTAATAGACGTTGACGAGACCCCCGCTGGCGACCATTCGGATCATCAGAAACTCTTCACAAGCAGCCCGTTTTTAAATATGACCGCCAGCAACTCGGCTATGACTACCCGAAGCCCATCTCCTCTGGAAAGCGACAGTCTCTCTGTCAGCTCCAACGACGAGGTTTCCCCCATCGAAGACGATGTCCAGACAGGCCTGCAAGCCCCACCACCTACGCCAGCCTTGTTCCTCACGAAGGCGGCTAAACATCCAAGCATAAAGGTATCCATGAGACGTTCGACAGCTAGAACTAGCCGGCCGGTGTCAAGGAGGCCTCCTAAGCAGCGGAACGCAAAGCTTGGAATAACGCTGATCACGGATATGACCAAGCTGAGGCGGCAAAATTACATCTCTAATCAAGCAAAGTCACCGGCAAGGCGTAACCCAAAGTTTGCCGATGCAGCTGCTCTAAGAGCCTTGGAGGGATCTCCAAACCCGCAGTCTGTTGGAAATTGGAACTGGCTGAGGAGAGGGAACAACGGAGATCATGTGGTCGCAtccccttctcctcttcaagcCGATGATACCCAATCTCCCGATGAACAGCTTTCACCGGAAGCCAGACCGATAGTAATCGGCATTACTCTGCCTTCTGATGAGGTTGAGAGTCGAGGGATTGACCCCCTCACGGCGACGGTCAACAACATTGACACTCCGAACGGCGAGATGAGGAATCCATATCCCTTTAACTTCCAGACAGCTCATGACCGCGCAAACCCCCCTTCAGTTCCTACCCAACTCAAATCAATGTGGTCTCCAGATACCCCCGATACTGCTAGTTCGTTTAGCACAATTAGATATCCGTCAAGCGTATACTCGCAAGCATCTATGGCGGCTATCATTGCTCCTGGGTTGAGAGATGACGAAGTTCCCCCTGTTCCTGCTCTTCCGGCCGGTTACAAACAGACCACTTCGCCGATGCCACAGCGACTTATTGGTGCGGAACAGCGTAAGAAcaaggatgaggaagatgagtcTGGGACACCTTGCACGCTTTTCGAAGAGGATGGAATCACGCCCTTGAAATCGCCCGCAAGTAAACTATCTGCCCGCACTCCTGATAGTGTGCGTGGTTGGTGGGATCATCATTTAGTTACCCCATTTTTAGACATGAGAATGTCTTTCGCGAGTCGAAGAACGCAGATGGAATCCCCTTTGGATCAGAAGGGGCATCAAATCGCCAAAGCTGCAGACAACAAAGGAGAACAGAGCTCTGCGCTGACTCCAAAGAGCCGGCAATCCTGGAAAACCATTATTTCAAAGCCCGACACGAAACAGATTTCTCCGTCTGCAGAAAGAGATGAGCACCAAAATCCTACAACTGTCAACGTGGAAGGCGGCCGTGCCATCCTGGGATTGTCTATGCTGGAAAAGCAGCGGGGCCTTTCTACATTTTCTCCTGGCTATGGCATGTTGAGGGACGTTAGAGACAAGAATCTGCAAAATCAATCTCAAAGCGTTTCCAAAGCAGAGGACGAACATATTCTGATTACCCTTGAAACCGAGGAAAAAACAGAACTGTCTGACAAGTCTCGTGCTGTGAATGAGAACTCAACACTCAGGTCCCAGTCTGACAAATACCAACAATCGTCCTCAAAATTCCATGAAATGATTTCCTCAGAGACATCGAAATCCAAAgaaatacatacatacgagTTTGTATCTGCCGAGATCAGAGAGCGTCAAATGATGCCCACAGACTCACAACCAAAACACGAACAGAAGCGTGACCTTACTCCTCCGCCTAGACCTCAGCGGCAAGAAGCCCAGGCCCCAATCATTAAAGTGCCAACACCTCGACAGACTCCGCCACCGAGAGAAGTTGGGATGCGGGAAGGCTCTGAGCGACCGATCGTGGTCCACATAGAGATCAACACTGGTGAGCAGCCGCAGAAGTTTGTGGTAGATCGTGTTGGGTTGAGTTCTACGCCGACTATAAAGATTCCTACGCCACGACGGACGCCGTCACCTCAAGCAGATGTCCTTAAGGTTGGCGTAGCTGCTGAACCTGCACGAGGTGCCTTTGGACACCATGAAGCAGGTACGCGAGAGATGATGCAAGGCTTGGGAATAACCAATCTGAGGGCCGATACTCCGCCTTCACCTTCATCTAAGAAGcacgctggagctgctgtcaAGTACCAGGCTGTCTTCCCGCCTGGTCATCATCTGCATACTCAAGTTCCCCAGACAGAAGCACCTCATAATGTTGCGTCGGCGCCGGCACCAGTTGCACTAGTGATGACAACTGTACCTGTAGCTTACACTACACACGACGCCCATACTGCAGCACCTATCGCAGCGTCGACAACAGCTACACCAACCACGTCGGTGGCAGCAGAGAGGGCAGCACCGGCTGTTTCGCGAGCAGCTGGTCATGAGACAAATGGAAGTACTGCAGTgtctgctggcgctggtgttCTAGCCTCACAGGTCTTACATCGCGCTGAACGAGCTGAAATATCTACAAAAGAAGCGGGTAGCATTACGCGCGAGGCATCGACCACAAGTCAGTTGGGTGATGCCTCTCTATCCACACGTAACGTTGAGGATACTTCTACCAATATGTCTAGATCTGTGGGAGTCCAGCTGCTAGCACACGAACGAGAGAAACAAGCTGAGACACAGTCTTCTACTACACATCCCACTTCGGAGCAGCATAGCCGTTTCTCTGTATCACCAACCTCATCAAAATCGCCTGATTCGGAGCGAAAGGCTCGAGTAGGCTCAGGACATGTACGGGCGGCAAGTAACTTTGTGACGTCGGTTTTGTCTCGGCAGCGGTCTCCGGTTGATCATCGCCGCGGTGAGGCCCGCGCTATACAGCCGGTTGATATAGTGCTGGAAGAACGAAGAGCCCCTGAAGCGTTACCAGCGGCCCCGGAGAGAGCTTATCTAACAATAACCGAGATTCCTTCTGGAAGTAAAAACTGGATTAGGGTGGATTCTCCCTCTCTAGAGCATGGATTCACCGAGCCATTACCTGCGCACCCTGCTGAGGCGTCACATGCTGACCGAGGATTGAGAAAAGACTACAAAATCGAGCGGAAGCGACTGCGAcatgagaaggaagaaaaaatggcAAGACGAGCCGGTGGCCTTTGGAGGGGCCGAGGCTGTGTGCCAAAAAAAGGCTGCTTTGGCCGCCCTGGACCAGAGGGccgcaagaagagaagaatctgGTGTTGTATCATCGGATTCCTCTTGCTGCTTATCATAATCTTGGCGATTATTCTGGGCATCGTTCTTTCCAGGCATCATGGATCGGGCAACCAAAGCTCTACTCCAGCTCCTGGAGAGACCCAATCCCCTCCCTCATCACCGCCAAAGCCTTCCCCGCTACCCTCGTCCATATGGGTCAATCTCACGGATTATCCTGCCATGCCCACCGGCGTGTTGACCTTTGTAGGTCCAAATAACACTGTTGCCAAGAGCGACTGTACTGAACCGTCTACATTATGGAGCTGTTCCTTGCCCAAGGATTCCCAAGCGTCTGTGTCGCCATTCAAGCCCAACCAGCCAACTATCATTTTCCAGATCCAATGGGATAACAGCACAGACAAGGCATGGAACGTCCCAAACGGCGCCCCCCCTACTCCCATTTCTAAGAGAGGAGGGAGCAACAGCAAATCCACAATAGATGGATTCAATCCAGAGCCGAGCCCCCCAACTTTTGATGAGATGTGGTTCCTGGGCGAGACCACAGATAATATTCAATCGAGCCAAAAGGCTGGAGAACCAACccccttttttataagtattctCGAGTCTCTAAATGACACGGTTAAATTGCCATCTTTAAGCCGAAGGGCTACTGCCTCGGACATTCTAAACATTTCGGACATTATTTTCCCACCAGACTTGAAGGCAGACGGCACTCCAGCGCCCGCTGTAATGCTTCCTAACCCGGTTCAGCAGCCGGTTCGGCTATTCGACCGCGGCCTACCCACCGAGCATTACGGATTCTACACATACTTTCAGCGAACCATCTTCCTCAAGTCTGTCACCGCTCTCAATAAATCGAGTGAAGGAAACGTACCCGCAGATGAAAACGGTGGCTGCAGCGAAATTGAGGCCAACCATCTCGTTACGTGGGCCGAGACCCGTATGCTGGTGCAAATTTGGACGCGGAAACTGAATAGCACAGGTTCACTGCTGCCTTCGGATGGCAGTGAGGGTATTGACAACTCACCTCAGCTGGTCCAACCAGGAACAATGCCATATCCCGTGACAGTGACGCTGGACACTCACGGCGGTGATCCTGACCACAAAGTCGTGTGGGAGTGGCCCATGGATGATCGTCAGAAGCTGAATACAAATGCTCCTGAATTGCTTGGCAACAATATGGCCGCCGGAGGGACTTGGATTAACCACCGTGGTAGCGGCAATGCCACGTTTGGAGGCTTCGACGGAGGCACCGGAGGCTGCAAGTGCCAATGGGTGAATTGGTCGTGA
- the PRE2 gene encoding Proteasome subunit beta type-5 (BUSCO:EOG092D30F8~MEROPS:MER0001516), which yields MDSLVAKYSRPAYAQNEPLEDDEYGQELMNPAAHLSLNFAMPPVAQPSAWLRAATDDRSNPDCPIKIAHGTTTLAFRFQGGIIVATDSRATAGNWIASQTVKKVIEINSVLLGTMAGGAADCQYWLAWLGMQCRLHELRHKRRISVAAASKILANLIYSYKGMGLSMGTMCAGVTKEEGPALYYVDSDGTRLAGNLFCVGSGQTFAYGVLDSEYKYDLTDEEALELGKRSILAATHRDAYSGGYINLYHVKEAGWVKHGFMDTNPIFWQTKLEKGEFSNVTSELE from the exons ATGGATTCTCTCGTGGCCAAGTACAGCCGGCCGGCATATGCGCAGAACGAGCCTCTTGAGGATGACGAGTATGGCCAGGAGCTGATGAACCCGGCGGCTCACCTATCGCTCAACTTCGCCATGCCACCCGTTGCGCAG CCCTCTGCTTGGCTCCGCGCTGCGACAGACGACCGCTCCAACCCCGACTGCCCCATCAAGATTGCCCACGGAACGACAACACTTGCCTTCCGCTTCCAGGGCGGTATCATTGTGGCCACCGATTCTCGAGCTACGGCCGGCAACTGGATTGCCTCACAGACGGTCAAGAAGGTCATTGAGATCAACAGCGTGCTGCTGGGAACCATGGCCGGTGGTGCCGCAGACTGCCAGTACTGGCTCGCCTGGCTGGGCATGCAGTGCCGCCTGCACGAGCTCCGCCACAAGCGCCGCATCAGCGTTGCGGCCGCCAGCAAGATCCTGGCCAACCTCATCTACAGCTACAAGGGCATGGGCCTCAGCATGGGCACCATGTGCGCCGGCGTGACCAAGGAGGAGGGCCCCGCGCTGTACTACGTCGACAGCGACGGCACACGACTGGCGGGCAACCTGTTCTGTGTGGGCAGTGGACAGACTTTCGCCTACGGTGTGCTGGATTCCGAGTACAAGTACGATCTGACGGACGAGGAGGCGCTGGAGTTGGGCAAGAGAAGTATCCTGGCGGCGACGCACCGTGATGCGTACTCTGGTGGATACATCAACTTGTACCATGTTAAGGAAGCGGGCTGGGTCAAGCATGGCTTCATGGACACGAATCCGATCTTCTGGCAAacgaagctggagaagggcGAGTTTTCAAACGTTACGAGCGAGTTGGAGTAG
- a CDS encoding uncharacterized protein (EggNog:ENOG41): protein MFSPRCRSLITCQSLIWHIRNSIRTRTAATGDTPCKIKKRSLTTLAIETSCDDTAVAVLSKSADGKTALLFNERISSDNRAFKGINPMVTVEGHNSTLALLVERALESLPDDDGGDGDGEEKLGMERGTRVTTTDGEEKTESKWRRSSRNGKKKMKKIPDFVCATRGPGIMPNLSVGLNVAKGLALAWQVPLVGVHHMQAHALTPRLVHALENSSSSSSSIASSSTSTSASSSTPPMSPAFPFLSLLVSGGHTQLILSSSLTAHQILATTADVAIGNLLDQTARVILPPSILQSSPDVSYGRVLEAFAFPPGQQDSPADYEAFFKPALSRRDEIDGVPSREYGWAIALPYRNSRKLAYSFSSIHTQVHDIVAAIEARYDDDNDASSSSSSPSSSPPPDVDKISLDQRRALARHTLRASFQHLVSRLILALQDHPSLQQSTTTIKTLVVAGGVASNRFLMHVLRTTLAARGFPDMHIVAPPPELCTDNAAMIAWAGMEMFEAGYRSELSVRPIARWPMDPAVGGGMLGVGGWVKVEEEKGGD from the coding sequence ATGTTTTCACCACGATGTCGTTCTCTCATCACCTGCCAGTCGCTCATCTGGCACATCCGCAACTCCATCCGCACTCGCACAGCCGCAACCGGTGACACGCCATGCAAGATAAAGAAGCGCTCCCTAACCACTCTCGCAATCGAGACATCATGCGACGACACAGCCGTGGCGGTGCTATCCAAGTCTGCAGACGGGAAAACCGCGCTGCTGTTCAACGAGCGCATCTCGTCGGACAACCGGGCCTTCAAGGGCATCAACCCGATGGTTACGGTGGAGGGCCACAACTCGActctggcgctgctggtggaaAGGGCGTTGGAGAGTCTgcctgatgatgatggtggtgatggtgatggtgaggAGAAGCTTGGCATGGAACGAGGGACGAGAGTAACGACGacggatggagaggagaagacggagagcaaatggaggagaagcagccgcaacggcaagaagaagatgaagaagataccCGACTTTGTCTGCGCCACTCGCGGCCCGGGCATCATGCCGAATCTCTCTGTCGGACTCAACGTTGCAAAGGGACTGGCTCTGGCGTGGCAGGTTCCCCTGGTGGGCGTCCATCACATGCAAGCGCATGCCTTGACGCCGCGCCTCGTCCATGCCCTGgagaatagcagcagcagcagcagcagcatcgcatcttcttcaacttcaacttcagcttcatcatcaacaccgCCAATGAGCCCAgccttccccttcctctcgcTCCTCGTCTCCGGCGGCCACACCCAGCTCATCCTCTCCTCCAGCCTCACCGCGCACCAAATCctcgccaccaccgccgacgTCGCCATCGGCAACCTCCTCGACCAGACCGCCCGCGTCATCCTGCCCCCTTCCATCCTCCAGTCCAGCCCGGACGTCAGCTACGGCCGCGTGCTCGAGGCCTTTGCATTCCCCCCCGGACAGCAGGACTCGCCCGCCGACTACGAGGCGTTTTTCAAGCCGGCGCTGTCGAGGCGCGACGAGATTGACGGCGTGCCGTCGAGGGAGTATGGGTGGGCGATTGCGCTGCCGTATCGCAACTCGCGGAAGCTGGCGTATTCGTTTTCGAGCATCCACACGCAGGTTCACGACATTGTTGCCGCCATAGAAGCCAGatacgacgacgacaacgacgcttcttcttcatcatcatcaccatcttcttctcccccccctGACGTGGACAAAATCTCTCTCGACCAACGCCGCGCCCTCGCCCGCCACACCCTCCGCGCCTCCTTCCAACACCTCGTCAGCCGCCTCATCCTCGCGCTGCAGGACCACCCTTCCCTCCAGCAATCTACTACTACCATAAAGACGCTCGTCGTGGCCGGCGGCGTCGCCAGCAACCGCTTCCTCATGCACGTCCTGCGCACGACCCTCGCCGCGAGGGGCTTCCCGGACATGCACATCGTCGCGCCACCGCCGGAGCTGTGCACCGACAACGCCGCCATGATTGCCTGGGCGGGCATGGAGATGTTCGAGGCCGGGTATCGGTCTGAGCTGTCGGTGCGGCCGATTGCGAGGTGGCCCATGGATCCGGCGGTTGGAGGTGGAATGCTGGGGGTAGGGGGGTGGGTCAaggtggaagaggaaaaaggaggGGATTGA
- a CDS encoding uncharacterized protein (TransMembrane:1 (i115-134o)~CAZy:GT34), producing MSLSRSPSPVPGGGWSSPGLNINSGRTSPANVGGSSVSWESAKMRKHGANGYPSFSTQNQGFFTRHMRRISSSLPRFNSGIGNTYAEREKFEREGYNAASGGRIRSFFARVGRRLKWRILLPLIIICTIIVYYGTHEAPGFVHWWRRSSIGGNGEKFVIILAANVGGGVMEWKGAREWAIERDSVRNKRKYATRWGYDLEIVDMKTKKRYAHEWRESWEKVDFLRNTMRKYPKAEWFWWLDLNTYVMEPGYSLQHHLFNHLDRHVYRDINDFNPLNITHPPTDQYLDADARSPVGDGKINSVNLMLSQDCSGFNLGSFFVRRSDWTEQLLDIWWDPVLYEQKHMEWEHKEQDALEQLYRTQPWIRQHTGFLPQRMINSFPPAACADDSGLNNTRIHYNEKDRDFVVNMAGCEWGRDCWGEMYHYREFSYWLNRNPWELFKEEIVALIWFKLTGQRVKL from the exons atgtctctctctcgaAGCCCATCACCTGTCCCGGGTGGTGGGTGGTCGAGTCCTGGCTTGAATATCAACAGCGGCAGGACGAGTCCCGCCAATGTCGGTGGCAGCTCCGTGTCTTGGGAATCCGCCAAGATGAGGAAGCACGGTGCCAACGGCTACCCATCCTTCTCGACGCAGAACCAAGGCTTCTTTACTCGCCACATGCGTCGCATATCCAGCAGCCTGCCACGATTCAACTCTGGCATTGGCAATACCTATGCTGAGCGGGAGAAGTTCGAACGAGAAGGATACAACGCAGCCTCGGGTGGGAGGATACGATCGTTCTTTGCCCGCGTTGGTAGAAGGCTGAAGTGGAGGATCCTCCTTCCGCTGATAATAATTTGCACCATTATTGTCTACTACGGCACCC ACGAGGCCCCCGGGTTCGTTCATTGGTGGCGACGATCTAGCATAGGTGGAAATGGCGAAAAATTCGTCATCATTCTGGCCGCTAACGTCGGTGGAGGTGTCATGGAGTGGAAGGGCGCTCGAGAATGGGCCATTGAACGAGACAGTGTACGCAACAAGCGGAAATATGCCACTAGATGGGGCTACGATTTGGAAATTGTCGACATGAAGACCAAGAAGCGATATGCGCACGAGTGGCGAGAGAGCTGGGAAAAGGTTGACTTCTTACGGAATACGATGCGGAAATACCCCAAGGCTGAATG GTTCTGGTGGCTCGACCTCAACACTTACGTTATGGAGCCTGGATACTCGTTACAACACCATCTGTTTAACCACCTTGATCGCCATGTATACCGTGACATTAACGATTTCAACCCCCTCAACATCACCCATCCTCCTACGGACCAGTATCTGGACGCAGATGCGCGAAGCCCTGTGGGCGATGGCAAAATCAACTCTGTGAACCTCATGCTCTCCCAGGACTGCTCTGGATTCAACCTGGGCTCTTTCTTCGTTAGACGCAGCGACTGGACCGAGCAACTTTTGGATATTTGGTGGGACCCAGTGCTGTATGAGCAGAAGCACATGGAATGGGAACACAAGGAACAGGACGCCCTTGAGCAGCTGTACCGAACGCAGCCCTGGATTCGACAGCACACCGGCTTCTTACCGCAACGCATGATCAACAGTTTCCCCCCCGCAGCGTGCGCAGACGACTCCGGCCTGAACAACACCAGGATACACTACAACGAGAAAGATCGCGACTTCGTAGTAAATATGGCTGGCTGCGAATGGGGCCGCGATTGTTGGGGTGAGATGTATCACTACCGAGAATTCAGCTACTGGCTCAATCGAAACCCTTGGGAACTCTTCAAGGAGGAGATTGTAGCCCTCATCTGGTTCAAGCTCACTGGCCAGCGAGTCAAGTTATAA